One window of Aphis gossypii isolate Hap1 unplaced genomic scaffold, ASM2018417v2 Contig00007, whole genome shotgun sequence genomic DNA carries:
- the LOC126552970 gene encoding uncharacterized protein LOC126552970, which translates to MPPIRRSSLGRITRNATNQANYRSNQSNQERDDRNERERIWISQTREVRTRNSTNNRASLNRAAFSYDVSIDYSNYQCVIIDSMNSVCSYCKALKYKNEANGLCCANDKVKLIPLDPPPEPLYSLVSGIGTDFIHFLTNIQQYNNCFQMTSFGATNVVRESFMPTFKMQGQIYHRSGSLLPVSDSNYKFLQIYFMGNSTQEIDMRCANNNLIKRYIVEQLQTLFHEHNQLIILFKTALDMMPSDNYKIVIKADKTPAGQHARLFNAPTIDEVAIVVIGENLESRDIVLHRRNDRLQRINETHRSYDVLQYPIIFWQGEDGYDFSIKMINPITGSETNKKVSSMNYYSYRLMIRENEDNHILKCRRLYHKYVVDMYVKIETERLTFIRLNQTKLRSEEYIHLRDAINTDGNTQNVGRMIILPATYIGSPRHMHEYAQDAMSYVRHYGTADLFITFTCNPQWIEINQELFSGQSPIDRHDITARVFRQKLKSLMDFIVKHNVFGETRCWMYSVEWQKRGLPHAHILIWLVENIKPNEVDAVISAEIPNVQVDPELHEVVIKNMIHGPCGTLNQNSPCMMDGKCSKRYPRTLISETITGNDGYPLYRRRSRVDNGRTTIVKLNQHDIEIDNRWIVPYSPILSKTFKAHINVESCHSVKSIKYICKYVTKGSDMTVIGIGAENYNDEVTQY; encoded by the exons atgccTCCTATACGACGAAGCAGTCTAGGTAGAATAACCCGAAATGCTACCAACCAAGCTAATTACCGATCTAACCAAAGTAATCAAGAACGTGACGACCGAAATGAACGTGAAAGAATTTGGATATCACAAACGCGTGAAGTGCGAACGCGAAATTCAACTAATAATCGCGCAAGTTTGAATCGAGCTGCTTTTAGTTACGATGTGTCAATTGACTACAGTAACTACCAGTGTGTTATTATTGATTCTATGAACTCAGTTTGCTCATATTGTAAGGctttgaaatacaaaaacgaGGCCAATGGTTTGTGTTGCGCAAATGATAAAGTGAAATTGATACCATTGGATCCACCACCAGAGCCGTTGTACTCATTGGTTTCAGGAATAGGAACAGATTTCATACACTTTTTGACAAATAtccaacaatataacaattgttttcaaatgacTTCATTTGGGGCAACAAATGTAGTTCGGGAAAGTTTTATGCCAACTTtcaag atGCAAGGTCAAATATATCATAGATCAGGTTCACTATTACCAGTGTCAGATAGCAACTACAAAttcttacaaatttattttatgggcaATTCAACACAAGAAATTGATATGCGTTGTGcaaacaacaatttaataaagagGTATATTGTAGAACAATTACAAACTTTATTTCATGAACACaatcaattgattatattgtttaaaactgcACTGGACATGATGCCATctgataattacaaaattgtaatcaaaGCTGATAAAACACCTGCGGGTCAACATGCAAGACTTTTTAATGCACCAACAATTGATGAAGTTGCTATCGTTGTAATTGGAGAAAACTTGGAATCCCgtgatattgttttacatcGTCGGAATGATCGATTACAACGTATAAATGAAACACACCGCTCATATGATGTACTACAATATCCCATTATATTTTGGCAAGGTGAAGATGGATATGatttctcaataaaaatgataaatccaATTacag gttctgaaacaaacaaaaaagtcAGTTCAATGAACTATTATTCATACCGCCTAATGATTCGGGAAAATGAAGACAATCACATATTGAAATGTCGGCGATTATATCACAAATATGTTGTTGacatgtatgttaaaattgaaacggAGAGATTAACATTCATCAGGTTGAATCAGACCAAACTCCGATCTGAAGAGTATATTCACCTTCGAGATGCGATTAATACTGATGGAAATACACAGAATGTTGGTCGGATGATTATTCTTCCAGCAACATACATCGGAAGCCCTCGACATATGCACGAATATGCTCAAGATGCCATGTCGTATGTTCGTCATTATGGTACAGCAGATTTGTTCATCACATTTACATGCAATCCGCAATGGATAGAAATCAATCAGGAGTTATTCTCTGGGCAATCACCCATTGATCGTCATGATATTACAGCCAGAGTCTTTAGACAAAAGTTGAAATCTTTAATGGATTTCATCGTAAAACATAATGTGTTTGGTGAGACACGCTGCTGGATGTATTCTGTGGAGTGGCAGAAACGAGGATTGCCACATGCACACATTTTGATTTGGttggttgaaaatataaagcCAAATGAAGTTGATGCAGTGATATCAGCTGAAATCCCTAATGTACAAGTAGATCCTGAATTGCATGAGGTTGTTATCAAAAACATGATACATGGTCCATGTGGAActcttaatcaaaattcacCGTGTATGATGGATGGTAAATGTTCAAAACGATATCCACGGACGTTAATATCAGAAACAATTACTGGCAATGATGGTTATCCACTGTATCGTCGCCGATCAAGAGTAGACAATGGAAGAACAACAAttgtcaaattaaatcaacatgATATTGAAATAGATAATCGTTGGATTGTTCCATATTCACCAATTTTATCAAAGACGTTCAAAGCACACATAAACGTTGAATCTTGCCATTCAgtgaaatctattaaatacatttgcaaaTATGTAACCAAAGGGAGTGATATGACTGTGATTGGAATTGGTGCAGAGAATTACAATGATGAAGTTACTCAATACTAA
- the LOC126552978 gene encoding ATP-dependent DNA helicase PIF1-like, whose product MRVELQNDQSGNIFSKQLIDIGNGKFPVDILTGCINFPRSFCQLTRSKDELIQKVFPDIARNYRDHDWLSERVILAVKNIDVNELNFKIQEQITGESRIYKSVDSATNQDDVVNYPPEFLNSLDLPGLPPHNLQLKVGSVVIMLRNINQPRLCNGTRLAIKKLLNNVIEATILKGKYKGEDVLIPCIPMIPTDVPFEFKRLQFPLRLAFAMTINKSQGQSLSVCGINLENPCFSHGQLYVACSRVGKPSDLFVYAPGDQTKNIVYHKALQ is encoded by the coding sequence ATGCGTGTCGAGTTGCAAAACGATCAATCTGGAAACATATTCTCTAAACAACTCATTGACATTGGTAATGGCAAATTTCCTGTAGACATATTGACTGGCTGCATTAACTTTCCTAGAAGTTTTTGTCAGTTGACTCGATCAAAAGATGAACTTATTCAAAAGGTATTTCCAGATATTGCTCGAAATTACAGAGACCATGATTGGTTGAGCGAAAGAGTTATACTGGCTGTTAAAAACATAgatgtaaatgaattaaatttcaaaattcaagaaCAAATTACAGGTGAATCGAGGATATATAAATCAGTTGATTCGGCAACTAACCAAGATGATGTAGTCAACTATCCACCGGAATTTTTAAACTCGCTGGATTTACCAGGATTGCCACCTCACAATCTTCAACTAAAGGTTGGATCGGTAGTTATAATGTTGCGAAATATCAACCAACCGCGTCTGTGCAACGGCACACGGttagcgataaaaaaattactgaacAACGTGATAGAAGCAACTATACTGAAAGGAAAGTATAAAGGAGAGGATGTTCTCATACCGTGCATCCCAATGATTCCGACTGATGTGCCATTTGAGTTTAAACGACTACAGTTTCCACTGCGGCTTGCTTTTGCTATGACCATAAACAAGTCCCAGGGGCAATCATTAAGTGTTTGTGGTATTAATTTGGAAAACCCATGTTTCTCACATGGTCAATTATATGTTGCCTGTTCCCGGGTTGGGAAACCATCAGATTTGTTTGTCTATGCGCCAGGTgatcaaacaaaaaacatcGTATACCACAAAGCactacaatga
- the LOC126552971 gene encoding histone-lysine N-methyltransferase SETMAR-like gives MPAIYSNAEYSDMLAIFYECGKSTLNASRKYLQKYPERRQPSRATFTNVANTLHQTGKFPDGHRSRNHAVVDDCNTVDVLAAFSFTPQASIRSVARQTNISKSTVHRILKNNSFHPFKLHCVQELKPSDPERRLQFISEIVSLYDQDSNILDKILWTDESLFNNNGMVNRHNAHYWNDSNPFWTRETKSQVRWSINVWCGILNNTLIGPYFYEGTLTGVRYLNFLENILPLLLENVPLHTRECMWVQQDGAPPHNSNIVKDYLNNTFPLRWTGTNGPVKWPPRSPDLTPLDFFLWGYLKDRVYTEQSSSLDNLKERIIAACSTITSEMLKSVTASILTRYEKCLSNNGRHFENILK, from the exons atGCCTGCAATTTATAGTAACGCAGAGTATTCTGATATGTTggctattttttatgaatgtgGTAAAAGTACACTAAATGCTTCtcgtaaatatttacaaaaatatccaGAACGAAGACAACCTTCACGAGCTACATTTACCAATGTAGCAAATACATTGCACCAAACag GCAAGTTTCCAGATGGCCATCGATCAAGAAATCACGCTGTTGTAGATGATTGTAATACTGTTGATGTTTTAGCTGCATTTAGTTTCACACCACAGGCATCAATAAGATCCGTAGCTCggcaaacaaatatttctaaatcaaCAGTACATCGCAtactaaaaaacaattcatttcATCCGTTCAAATTACATTGTGTTCAAGAGTTGAAACCATCTGATCCAGAAAGAAGACTGCAATTCATATCAGAAATTGTTAGCTTGTATGATCAAGATAGCAATATATTGGACAAAATTTTATGGACTGATGAAAGTCTTTTTAACAATAACGGCATGGTAAATCGGCATAACGCACATTATTGGAATGATTCAAATCCATTTTGGACAAGAGAAACCAAGTCCCAAGTTCGATGGTCCATAAATGTATGGtgtggtatattaaataacacattaataGGACCTTACTTTTATGAAGGGACGTTAACTGGTGTAcgttatttgaattttctagAAAACATTTTGCCATTATTGCTAGAAAATGTTCCTCTTCATACTCGGGAATGTATGTGGGTACAGCAAGATGGTGCTCCACCACATAATTCCAATATAGTCAAAGATTATTTGAACAATACTTTTCCTTTGCGATGGACAGGTACGAACGGTCCAGTTAAATGGCCACCACGTTCTCCAGATCTTACACcactagatttttttttatggggaTATTTAAAGGATCGTGTTTATACTGAGCAATCTTCTTCACTCGATAATTTGAAAGAGCGTATCATTGCGGCATGCTCGACCATAACATCGGAAATGTTGAAGTCTGTGACGGCATCAATATTAACACGTTATGAAAAATGTCTATCAAATAACGGtagacattttgaaaatatattaaaataa